In Silene latifolia isolate original U9 population chromosome 3, ASM4854445v1, whole genome shotgun sequence, a single window of DNA contains:
- the LOC141646711 gene encoding ETHYLENE INSENSITIVE 3-like 1 protein yields the protein MGFFDDMGYCTDFEYPPPSSVHGEDGPVREEQDGNEDDYSDEDVDVDELERRMWRDKMLLKKLKEQSKDKGKEGVDSAKQRQSQEQARRKKMSRAQDGILKYMLKMMEVCKAQGFVYGIIPEKGKPVSGASDNLRAWWKEKVRFDRNGPAAIAKYQADHSIPGMSEDCSMMGSTPHTLQELQDTTLGSLLSALMQHCDPPQRRFPLEKGLPPPWWPVGNEEWWSQLGLPNDQGPPPYKKPHDLKKAWKVSVLTAVIKHMSPDIAKIRKLVRQSKCLQDKMTAKESATWLAIINQEETLARKMYPDRCPPPMPGGSGSLVISDTSDYDVDGVDTDPCSEVEDCKPQNINLYQFGIGSEREKFVANSMNMMTPVIKGEVFENSSDFSEKRKQPSSGLPAMIDQKVFLCEYPQCPYSDTRLGFPDRISRNNHQITCSFRVHSTHGVGVPNFQTPIEKHPSLESVNFTSPFAQQEKFALQSTNQSQSTFNVSRLGLPGDGQKLISNLMSIYDTNLQSNKNVNLGNDTVLETNSGFGGAVFGNNVSQGMKDHNQGKPQPQPQHQAQPQPQFQLDNGFFNQAQPMDNGFVGVFQGSNMIQNRQKIQISMDNGFANQGIIQKQQTPVSNGFANNVSHGSNMNNSSVFTPGGMQQLDFGMPMNDIADFGFNGPFNLDFEPLLRPDNPIWNL from the coding sequence ATGGGTTTTTTTGATGATATGGGATACTGTACTGATTTCGAGTATCCGCCTCCCTCGAGTGTCCATGGGGAAGATGGACCTGTTCGCGAAGAACAGGATGGGAACGAGGATGATTACTCTGATGAGGATGTTGATGTGGATGAGCTCGAGCGAAGGATGTGGAGGGATAAGATGCTTTTGAAAAAGCTTAAGGAACAAAGTAAGGATAAGGGTAAAGAAGGGGTTGATAGCGCTAAGCAGCGTCAGTCTCAGGAACAGGCTCGGAGGAAAAAGATGTCTAGGGCTCAAGACGGGATTCTTAAGTATATGCTTAAGATGATGGAGGTTTGTAAGGCTCAGGGTTTTGTGTATGGGATTATTCCTGAGAAAGGGAAGCCTGTTAGTGGAGCCTCGGACAATCTCCGAGCCTGGTGGAAGGAAAAAGTCCGGTTTGACCGGAATGGTCCGGCTGCTATTGCCAAATACCAAGCTGATCATTCTATTCCTGGGATGAGTGAAGATTGCAGCATGATGGGGTCCACTCCACATACTTTGCAGGAGCTCCAAGACACGACGCTTGGATCTCTCTTGTCTGCGCTTATGCAGCACTGTGACCCGCCTCAAAGGCGGTTTCCCTTGGAGAAGGGCCTTCCTCCGCCGTGGTGGCCCGTTGGTAATGAAGAATGGTGGTCTCAGCTTGGGCTTCCTAATGATCAGGGGCCACCTCCGTATAAGAAGCCTCATGATCTTAAGAAGGCGTGGAAGGTGAGCGTTCTGACTGCTGTGATCAAGCACATGTCTCCTGATATAGCCAAGATCAGGAAGCTCGTCCGCCAGTCAAAGTGCTTGCAGGATAAGATGACTGCCAAAGAAAGCGCCACGTGGCTAGCTATTATAAATCAAGAGGAAACCCTCGCTAGGAAGATGTATCCTGATCGGTGCCCTCCTCCTATGCCCGGAGGAAGTGGatctttggtcattagtgataCCAGTGACTATGATGTTGATGGGGTTGACACGGATCCCTGTAGCGAGGTTGAAGATTGCAAGCCACAAAACATCAATCTTTACCAATTTGGAATTGGGTCCGAAAGAGAGAAATTTGTGGCAAATTCAATGAATATGATGACTCCTGTAATCAAGGGAGAGGTTTTCGAGAACAGCTCTGATTTCAGCGAGAAGAGAAAACAGCCGTCCTCTGGCTTACCGGCTATGATCGATCAGAAAGTATTTCTTTGTGAGTATCCTCAATGTCCTTACAGTGACACCCGTCTTGGTTTTCCCGACAGGATCTCGAGGAATAATCACCAGATTACCTGCTCGTTTAGGGTTCACTCGACTCATGGAGTTGGAGTCCCCAACTTTCAGACCCCAATCGAGAAACACCCATCTCTTGAATCCGTCAACTTCACGTCACCCTTTGCCCAACAGGAAAAGTTTGCTCTACAATCTACCAACCAATCACAGTCTACATTCAATGTTTCCAGACTCGGACTTCCTGGCGATGGTCAGAAGCTGATTTCCAACCTCATGTCCATTTACGACACCAATCTTCAGTCGAATAAGAATGTTAATCTTGGTAACGACACTGTCTTGGAAACTAATTCCGGGTTTGGTGGCGCTGTCTTTGGAAATAATGTTTCCCAGGGAATGAAAGATCATAATCAGGGTAAAccgcaaccacaaccacaacatcAAGCTCAACCTCAACCTCAGTTTCAACTCGACAATGGCTTCTTTAACCAGGCACAACCGATGGATAATGGGTTCGTTGGCGTCTTTCAAGGCTCAAACATGATCCAAAACCGACAAAAGATCCAAATCTCGATGGATAATGGTTTCGCCAACCAGGGCATAATCCAGAAGCAACAGACTCCTGTGAGTAATGGTTTCGCCAACAATGTTTCACATGGATCCAACATGAACAACAGTTCTGTTTTCACACCAGGCGGAATGCAACAGCTTGATTTCGGGATGCCTATGAACGACATAGCAGACTTTGGGTTCAACGGCCCATTTAACCTCGACTTTGAACCGCTCTTGAGGCCTGACAACCCGATATGGAACCTCTAA